In one window of Methanoculleus chikugoensis DNA:
- a CDS encoding SDH family Clp fold serine proteinase — protein sequence MTYAERVDLYKQIEEERERPLITYVTSSRPNAEGIIASDVIPEICRQILKIPPDKKEIDLLVVSRGGDPIVSWRIVSLLRERFESVNVLIPYEAYSAATLLALGADEIVMHPFSNLGPVDPQLHGTKKVPGLPGQQEEVRFGAEDLSHFLDFVRKDVGISDQEQLERAFELVCQEVGSIPIGIAKRSSNLALSLGEKLLRLHMGDHTKVKAISEALNKSFYHHGYPVGRKEAKEIGLEILDAPEELEKLMWAVWEDIEAEMKCREPFQPHTVVMQEPSFSQQPEPTQQIQVPPVGPPHPSGQSFSPMIQGVQPLGVAQIEYDLFQATVESTRMRSEFKTKLKISAVRMSDLNININVTPISQGWKTLD from the coding sequence ATGACCTACGCCGAGAGGGTCGATCTCTACAAGCAGATTGAGGAAGAGCGTGAACGGCCGCTTATTACATACGTTACCAGTTCAAGACCGAATGCCGAAGGAATAATTGCTTCCGATGTTATTCCTGAAATCTGCCGGCAAATCCTCAAAATACCCCCTGATAAAAAGGAGATTGATCTCCTCGTTGTAAGTCGAGGGGGCGACCCAATTGTCTCTTGGCGAATCGTCAGCCTGCTTAGAGAACGGTTTGAGAGTGTAAACGTCCTTATACCCTATGAAGCCTACAGTGCCGCGACACTTCTTGCACTCGGAGCGGATGAAATTGTAATGCACCCGTTCTCTAATTTAGGGCCTGTAGATCCGCAGCTGCATGGAACTAAGAAGGTTCCGGGGTTACCAGGTCAGCAAGAAGAGGTCCGCTTTGGCGCCGAGGACCTTTCACACTTTCTCGACTTCGTCAGGAAAGATGTTGGTATCTCCGATCAAGAGCAACTGGAACGGGCTTTTGAACTCGTGTGTCAGGAAGTTGGTTCGATCCCGATAGGAATTGCAAAGCGAAGCTCGAACCTAGCGCTCTCACTCGGAGAAAAACTTCTTCGACTGCATATGGGTGACCACACTAAAGTGAAGGCGATATCGGAAGCACTCAATAAATCATTCTATCATCACGGGTATCCGGTAGGACGGAAGGAAGCGAAAGAGATCGGGCTTGAAATCCTTGATGCACCTGAAGAGCTCGAAAAACTTATGTGGGCAGTTTGGGAAGACATTGAAGCGGAAATGAAATGCAGAGAGCCGTTTCAGCCGCATACAGTTGTAATGCAGGAGCCATCGTTTTCTCAACAGCCAGAACCCACCCAACAAATACAGGTGCCACCGGTTGGCCCTCCGCATCCCTCAGGGCAGTCTTTCTCGCCGATGATCCAAGGGGTTCAACCTTTAGGTGTTGCACAGATCGAGTATGACCTATTTCAGGCAACAGTGGAAAGTACCCGCATGAGAAGCGAGTTTAAAACAAAGCTTAAAATAAGCGCAGTACGTATGTCGGACCTGAACATTAATATCAATGTAACACCAATTTCACAAGGCTGGAAAACACTTGACTAA
- a CDS encoding type II toxin-antitoxin system death-on-curing family toxin translates to MEEFTVEEIIGYHIEIILASDREEDRGMEGKLLTPGNLYFVIEFSSGYSDPFERAAFILHGLATGHAFIEGNKRIAFQLASLVLLRTPERYETVSSHEENDRFVRAIAEGKKTMEEVETWLRSVTKKGC, encoded by the coding sequence ATGGAAGAGTTCACGGTCGAGGAGATTATCGGCTATCATATTGAGATCATCCTGGCGAGCGATCGCGAGGAGGATCGGGGAATGGAAGGTAAATTGCTCACTCCCGGGAATCTCTACTTTGTCATTGAATTCAGTAGTGGTTACTCTGATCCATTTGAGAGAGCGGCATTTATTCTACACGGTCTTGCGACAGGGCATGCCTTCATCGAGGGAAATAAACGGATAGCGTTTCAACTCGCCTCACTTGTCCTGCTCCGAACCCCTGAACGATACGAGACCGTGAGTTCTCATGAGGAGAATGACCGCTTCGTAAGAGCCATTGCAGAGGGCAAAAAGACAATGGAAGAAGTCGAGACTTGGCTACGCTCTGTCACGAAAAAAGGTTGTTGA
- a CDS encoding dihydrofolate reductase family protein, giving the protein MYPEIIIHNSVSLDHAVRGFEVDLGLHYGALLAFEPGAVLAGSATAKTGIELFMDINETETETDRHRPAVLPDDPRPISVIVDSRGILKDLLHFYRNMEHTKDVVVLVSEATPEDYLDYLREREYPFIRCGKDRVDLKGALRELGERFGITRVVSDTGPDLNDVLIREGIADTISLIVHPVIVGEGEKKLFGRAGGRTALELRKAVPMEQGTIHLVYAVKK; this is encoded by the coding sequence ATGTATCCTGAAATCATCATCCACAACAGCGTGAGCCTGGATCACGCAGTGAGGGGCTTCGAGGTCGATCTCGGGCTGCACTACGGCGCGCTCCTGGCCTTCGAGCCGGGGGCGGTCCTCGCGGGTTCGGCCACGGCAAAGACCGGGATCGAACTCTTCATGGACATCAACGAGACTGAAACGGAGACGGACCGGCACCGGCCCGCGGTCCTGCCGGACGATCCGCGCCCCATCTCTGTCATCGTCGACAGCAGAGGCATACTAAAAGATCTGCTCCACTTCTACCGGAACATGGAGCACACGAAGGACGTCGTCGTCCTCGTCTCGGAGGCGACGCCGGAGGACTACCTCGACTACCTCCGCGAACGGGAGTACCCGTTCATCCGGTGCGGCAAGGACCGGGTTGACCTTAAGGGGGCTCTCCGGGAACTCGGGGAGCGGTTCGGGATCACGCGGGTGGTTTCCGATACCGGCCCGGACTTGAACGACGTCCTGATCCGGGAGGGGATTGCGGATACGATCAGCCTGATCGTTCATCCGGTCATCGTCGGCGAGGGAGAGAAGAAGCTCTTCGGCCGGGCAGGGGGGCGGACGGCGCTCGAACTCCGGAAGGCCGTGCCGATGGAGCAGGGGACGATACATCTGGTCTACGCCGTGAAGAAGTGA
- a CDS encoding DUF3467 domain-containing protein → MANREISVNIPGNLDPVYSNRIQIAYKEDEFTFLFLHEIPGMNQARGKAIVSISPRHAKNLVEVLAKSVADYEQKFGKITSPEAAAQQESNVTIRGYS, encoded by the coding sequence ATGGCAAACCGCGAGATATCGGTCAACATCCCCGGCAATCTCGACCCGGTCTACTCCAACCGCATCCAGATTGCCTACAAGGAGGACGAGTTCACGTTCCTCTTCCTGCACGAGATCCCCGGCATGAACCAGGCGCGGGGGAAGGCAATCGTCTCGATCAGCCCCCGGCACGCGAAGAACCTGGTGGAGGTGCTCGCGAAGAGCGTCGCCGACTACGAGCAGAAGTTCGGCAAGATCACCTCCCCGGAGGCCGCTGCGCAGCAGGAGAGCAACGTCACCATCCGGGGGTACTCCTGA
- a CDS encoding 4Fe-4S binding protein, whose translation MNDDLKAAVLERCRRMEIPLAGVASTERWENPPFQPWMPEEFYPQSIFPEARSVIVIGLPVHLPVLETSPSIYYHELYKTVNTLLDQYTYRLASFLNDEGFPSVFVPRDGYGSIEVLQKNPVAFFSHRHAALLAGLGTFGVNNTLLTPEYGPRVRFGSVFTAADLPPDPLLAGDLCTRCMLCVRACPVSALNEEDYPEGLTDKAACARNSADLARRHISPCGICIKVCPVGEDRRHFGRNAPAGDEDPRYRRAVEHVRKYGGL comes from the coding sequence ATGAACGATGACCTGAAGGCGGCCGTCCTCGAGCGGTGCCGGAGGATGGAGATCCCGCTTGCCGGGGTCGCGAGCACGGAACGGTGGGAGAACCCCCCGTTCCAGCCCTGGATGCCGGAGGAGTTCTACCCGCAGTCGATCTTCCCCGAAGCCCGGTCGGTGATCGTCATCGGTCTCCCGGTCCACCTCCCGGTGCTCGAGACCTCCCCCTCGATCTACTACCACGAGCTCTACAAGACCGTCAACACCCTGCTCGACCAGTACACCTACCGGCTCGCCTCATTCCTCAACGACGAGGGTTTCCCCTCGGTCTTCGTCCCCCGCGACGGCTACGGGAGCATCGAGGTGCTCCAGAAGAACCCAGTCGCCTTCTTCTCGCACCGCCACGCCGCCCTCCTCGCGGGGCTCGGGACATTCGGCGTGAACAACACCCTCCTCACCCCGGAGTACGGGCCCCGGGTCAGGTTCGGTTCGGTCTTCACCGCCGCGGACCTCCCGCCCGACCCGCTGCTAGCGGGGGACCTCTGCACCCGGTGCATGCTCTGCGTCCGTGCCTGCCCCGTGAGCGCGCTCAATGAGGAAGATTATCCCGAGGGCCTCACCGACAAGGCGGCCTGCGCGCGAAACAGCGCCGACCTCGCCCGCCGCCACATCTCCCCCTGCGGCATCTGCATCAAGGTCTGCCCGGTGGGGGAAGACCGGCGGCATTTCGGCCGCAACGCCCCTGCAGGCGACGAGGATCCGCGCTACCGGCGCGCCGTGGAACACGTGCGGAAATACGGCGGGCTGTAA
- a CDS encoding deoxyguanosinetriphosphate triphosphohydrolase family protein yields MEIPKSIFDRMAGSMADRESLLSPRATRNDDYLRRSGRKPEDPVIRPPFFRDADRIVHSKAYSRYIDKTQVFYLVENDHITHRVLHVQLVSKIARTIGRALGLNEDLIEAIALGHDIGHVPYGHLGETFLDELCVEHGLGGFRHNVQSVRFLDVVEDCDLTLQVLDGILCHNGEVHDRSLTVEGEADWDSFAGKLERIEAGGDALPLTAEGCVVRCADSVSYLGRDLADALEVEVIGEDDLEDFPENCMHLFGIAGHKKEAFSDINRKVLDVLIRDIITGSYDADCMAFSAETSACVAAFKEFNMQHIYNNERLIKNRKKIRFMFRYLFGRTLEDIENGRRDSPVYEDLVNAPWASRAYVGAAAPEELARDFIAGMTDRYFEWVFQQSILPERVRSRYRGW; encoded by the coding sequence ATGGAGATCCCGAAGAGTATCTTTGACCGTATGGCAGGAAGCATGGCCGACCGCGAATCCCTCCTCTCGCCCCGGGCGACCCGGAACGATGACTACCTCAGGCGATCCGGCCGCAAACCCGAGGATCCGGTCATCCGGCCGCCGTTCTTCCGGGACGCCGACCGGATCGTCCACTCGAAGGCCTACTCGCGCTACATCGACAAGACCCAGGTCTTCTACCTCGTCGAGAACGACCACATCACCCACCGCGTCCTCCACGTCCAGCTGGTCTCGAAGATCGCACGGACGATCGGAAGAGCCCTCGGCCTGAACGAGGACCTGATCGAGGCGATCGCCCTCGGCCACGACATCGGCCACGTGCCCTACGGCCACCTCGGGGAGACGTTCCTCGACGAGCTCTGCGTCGAACACGGGCTCGGGGGGTTCCGGCACAACGTCCAGAGCGTCCGGTTCCTCGACGTCGTCGAGGACTGCGACCTCACGCTGCAGGTGCTGGACGGGATCCTCTGCCACAACGGCGAGGTCCATGACCGGAGCCTCACCGTCGAGGGCGAGGCCGACTGGGACTCGTTCGCGGGGAAACTGGAGAGGATCGAGGCCGGAGGCGACGCGCTCCCCCTCACCGCCGAGGGATGCGTCGTCCGGTGCGCCGACAGCGTCTCCTACCTCGGCCGCGATCTGGCGGATGCCCTCGAGGTCGAGGTTATCGGCGAGGATGATCTCGAGGACTTCCCCGAGAACTGTATGCACCTCTTCGGTATCGCCGGACACAAAAAGGAGGCATTTTCCGATATCAACCGAAAAGTGCTCGACGTCCTGATCCGCGACATCATCACCGGGAGTTACGATGCCGACTGCATGGCCTTCTCCGCCGAAACGTCGGCGTGCGTCGCGGCCTTCAAAGAGTTCAACATGCAGCACATCTACAATAACGAGAGGCTTATAAAGAACCGGAAGAAGATCCGGTTCATGTTCCGCTACCTCTTCGGCCGCACGTTAGAGGATATCGAGAACGGCCGGAGGGATTCGCCGGTCTATGAAGATCTCGTCAACGCCCCGTGGGCGTCCCGTGCGTATGTCGGTGCCGCGGCGCCGGAGGAACTCGCGAGGGACTTCATCGCCGGGATGACCGATCGCTACTTCGAGTGGGTCTTCCAGCAAAGCATCCTCCCGGAGAGAGTGCGGTCGAGGTACCGGGGATGGTGA
- a CDS encoding esterase/lipase family protein: MNSCCPAILVHGWRSHPGIWNRLAPALSDAAVPLWNFDHTAMQGAGTETIALALRDYIHKKRDETGYAGPVDIVCHSMGTCIARYLLEVLDGDAREEQVRQLVGIGPPNNGSAMAELFNDPERGSEVIRRLIGVFVPEDYDPGEDTIVQEFRPRSRTIAALRRAGTRDDIAYRIVLGANLTADPAFFPAFGGRTWELAPDGGWRTTYAGDGIVPHSDSHLPGAEVDVLPAAPANLARNPELYCHTMLPRNPEVVARVRDYLTLSAGPAVRTPPRS, translated from the coding sequence ATGAACTCGTGCTGCCCGGCCATCCTGGTCCACGGCTGGCGGAGCCATCCCGGTATCTGGAACCGTCTCGCTCCCGCGCTCTCGGACGCCGCGGTGCCCCTCTGGAACTTCGACCACACCGCGATGCAGGGCGCCGGAACGGAGACGATCGCCCTTGCTCTCCGGGACTACATCCACAAAAAGCGTGATGAGACCGGCTACGCCGGCCCGGTCGACATCGTCTGCCACTCCATGGGGACGTGCATCGCCCGCTACCTCCTCGAGGTTCTCGACGGCGATGCACGGGAGGAGCAGGTCCGACAGCTCGTCGGGATCGGCCCCCCGAACAACGGCTCGGCCATGGCTGAACTCTTCAACGATCCCGAGCGGGGCTCCGAAGTGATCCGGCGACTTATCGGGGTCTTCGTGCCGGAGGACTACGACCCCGGGGAGGACACCATCGTCCAGGAATTCCGCCCCCGGAGCAGGACGATTGCGGCGCTCCGCCGTGCCGGAACCCGCGACGACATCGCCTACCGGATCGTCCTCGGCGCGAACCTCACCGCGGACCCGGCGTTCTTCCCGGCATTCGGCGGCAGAACCTGGGAGTTAGCCCCGGACGGCGGGTGGCGGACAACATATGCCGGCGACGGCATCGTCCCCCACTCCGACTCGCACCTCCCGGGTGCGGAGGTGGACGTCCTCCCCGCGGCCCCGGCGAACCTCGCCCGGAACCCGGAGCTCTACTGTCACACCATGCTGCCGAGAAACCCCGAGGTCGTCGCCCGCGTCAGGGACTACCTTACTCTCTCTGCAGGGCCCGCCGTGCGGACTCCGCCCAGGAGTTGA
- a CDS encoding CRISPR-associated protein Cas4, which translates to MTDYIPVSGVVACHTCPRRYYFERSEEHPESPRYTVCKQVSTHLGELLEPEQIWQEILCVLPEAAEDVRELFDECIAACSATAWQRPVQVDLAVESDTLGIRGRVDKVFEDGTFAVARSSAAPKAGVYTTDRLRVACYIACLNETLGRPVAGGYVEYVASGVCRYVEPQPRDRREMIKAIRAAKRVVAGELPPRPLRAPCEGCPHLERCTAGPRRLSDLF; encoded by the coding sequence ATGACCGACTACATCCCGGTATCCGGCGTCGTCGCCTGCCACACCTGTCCCCGGCGCTATTACTTCGAGCGTTCTGAAGAGCACCCGGAGTCGCCCCGCTACACCGTCTGCAAACAGGTCTCGACGCACCTCGGGGAGCTCCTGGAGCCGGAGCAGATATGGCAGGAGATCCTCTGCGTCCTCCCCGAAGCAGCGGAGGACGTCCGGGAACTCTTCGACGAGTGCATCGCCGCCTGCAGCGCGACCGCGTGGCAGCGGCCCGTCCAGGTCGACCTCGCCGTCGAGTCCGACACCCTCGGCATCCGGGGAAGAGTCGATAAGGTCTTCGAGGACGGTACGTTCGCCGTCGCCCGGTCGAGCGCCGCGCCGAAAGCCGGGGTCTACACCACCGACCGGCTCCGGGTCGCGTGCTATATAGCCTGCCTCAACGAAACCCTCGGCCGCCCCGTCGCCGGCGGCTATGTCGAGTACGTCGCGAGCGGCGTCTGCCGCTACGTCGAACCGCAGCCCCGGGACCGGCGGGAGATGATCAAGGCGATCCGGGCGGCAAAACGGGTGGTCGCGGGCGAACTCCCGCCCCGGCCCCTCAGGGCTCCCTGCGAGGGCTGCCCGCACCTTGAGCGGTGCACCGCCGGGCCGCGGCGGCTCTCCGACCTCTTCTGA
- a CDS encoding mechanosensitive ion channel family protein gives MATGDLAAQVLAPFEPVQELARNVILFLPNLIAAIIILIIGWILGRILGRVVAEVLDRFGVDDALRKTSAGQQIERSTMNISRLFDLIVRWFIYLIAILTAVSVLQIPALTAAVAAILAYIPNIVAFILILVIGIILIDWLIDIFQNIGEVQSIQGFGLIAMLLRAFLYFVVAILALQQLLLDLSIIYVFVVPIAWGVGLGIGAAIAIIVGLGLRDRAPELMDQLMGRVRRE, from the coding sequence GTGGCAACTGGAGACCTCGCGGCGCAGGTATTGGCGCCATTTGAGCCGGTTCAAGAACTGGCCCGTAACGTCATTCTATTTCTGCCGAATCTCATTGCAGCAATCATTATCCTCATTATCGGCTGGATCCTCGGGCGCATCCTCGGGAGGGTCGTTGCCGAAGTCCTCGACAGGTTCGGTGTCGACGACGCACTCCGGAAGACATCGGCCGGCCAGCAGATCGAACGATCCACGATGAACATAAGCCGCCTCTTCGACCTTATCGTCCGCTGGTTCATCTACCTCATCGCAATCCTCACGGCGGTCAGCGTCCTGCAAATCCCGGCCCTGACAGCGGCGGTCGCGGCCATCCTGGCTTACATCCCAAACATCGTCGCGTTCATCCTGATCCTCGTCATCGGGATCATCCTGATCGACTGGCTGATAGACATCTTCCAGAACATTGGGGAGGTGCAGAGTATCCAGGGCTTCGGGCTGATCGCGATGCTGCTGCGGGCGTTCCTCTACTTCGTCGTCGCCATCCTCGCGCTCCAGCAGCTCCTGCTCGACCTCTCGATCATCTACGTCTTCGTCGTCCCGATAGCCTGGGGCGTTGGGCTCGGCATCGGTGCGGCGATCGCCATCATCGTCGGGCTCGGCCTGCGCGACCGGGCGCCGGAGTTAATGGACCAGTTGATGGGCAGAGTGAGAAGAGAATAA
- a CDS encoding efflux RND transporter permease subunit has translation MKNPYEWLAAAINNHTWTVAGVAAAIFVLALFGLSMVTMQTGDDTYIDKNTPRGALLDHYAETYGSDAIMLIYETDSVRSPDVLRYIDHIQEDLRNERYVAGVSGVVDLLKQANGGTLPSSKAEIDGIIGQAPPEMVERMLPSDLMTISVIALEPGLTMEAQMRVVENIQSAVSTSEPPPGLAVTVSGNPAFSKEMEEEMGGQMGMLILAAMLLMVLAVMLLFSHVRYSLLPVGIVAVGVIMTFGFMGLFGIPISMVVIGAFPVLIGIGIDYAIQFQARFDEEIRRGTIPEAIRATITQMGPSVLIAMSATALGFIAMFFAPVPMVADFGIVCTIGVISCYIAALVIVPIFAIVTRYRPKREAPVAGTKPATGEPIMERYDRFLGRLAYAVAKHPLPVILLFAVVAAGGFYLDEKVPISSDEKTFVPGDMPALLSLEKITRTMGSTSTIPVVVIADDVRSPETLAWIDRFGVYEQEHNDKIIGVTSIATLIREYNDGVLPSTEREVDNVTARIPEETLKRYLNGNMEAVLEFSTVDMEMSVARDLVGRMQGDVAWSNPPAGVTVKITGQLEMFAALMDDIADSKTFMTLLGFAFILGFMILVYRKFSAISPVIPIVFIVGWNGAIMYLLGLDYTPLTAVLGSMTIGVASEYTILIMERCEEELARGVEFLDAIQIAVQKIGTAITASGMTTVFGFAALTISSFNIISNFGIVTVITVGFSLVGAIVVMPAVLALMYRFGGRSRVVAAAGVPE, from the coding sequence ATGAAGAACCCCTACGAGTGGCTCGCCGCCGCCATCAACAACCACACCTGGACCGTCGCCGGGGTTGCCGCCGCCATCTTCGTCCTGGCGCTCTTCGGGCTCTCGATGGTGACGATGCAGACCGGCGACGACACCTACATCGATAAGAACACCCCCCGGGGCGCGCTCCTCGATCATTACGCCGAGACCTACGGCTCCGACGCGATCATGCTCATCTACGAGACGGACAGCGTCCGGAGCCCCGATGTCCTCAGGTATATCGACCATATCCAGGAAGACCTCAGGAACGAGCGCTACGTCGCCGGGGTCTCCGGCGTCGTCGATCTCCTGAAACAGGCGAACGGCGGCACCCTGCCGTCGTCCAAAGCGGAGATCGACGGGATCATCGGGCAGGCCCCGCCGGAGATGGTTGAGAGGATGCTGCCCTCGGACCTGATGACGATCAGCGTCATCGCCCTTGAGCCCGGCCTCACCATGGAGGCCCAGATGCGGGTTGTCGAGAACATCCAGTCCGCCGTGAGCACATCGGAGCCCCCGCCGGGCCTCGCGGTCACGGTCTCAGGAAATCCGGCGTTCTCGAAAGAGATGGAGGAGGAGATGGGAGGGCAGATGGGCATGCTGATCCTTGCGGCCATGCTTCTCATGGTCCTCGCGGTGATGCTCCTCTTCTCCCACGTCCGCTACAGCCTCCTCCCCGTCGGGATCGTGGCCGTCGGGGTGATCATGACCTTCGGGTTCATGGGTCTATTCGGTATCCCCATCAGTATGGTGGTGATAGGGGCGTTCCCGGTGCTGATCGGGATCGGGATCGACTACGCGATCCAGTTCCAGGCCCGATTCGACGAGGAGATCCGGCGCGGCACGATCCCGGAGGCCATACGGGCCACCATCACCCAGATGGGGCCCTCGGTCCTGATCGCGATGTCGGCGACGGCGCTCGGGTTCATCGCGATGTTCTTCGCCCCGGTGCCGATGGTCGCCGACTTCGGGATCGTCTGCACCATCGGGGTCATCTCCTGTTACATTGCGGCGCTCGTCATCGTCCCGATCTTTGCGATCGTCACCCGTTACCGGCCGAAGAGGGAGGCCCCTGTCGCTGGAACCAAACCGGCGACCGGGGAACCCATCATGGAGCGGTATGACCGGTTCCTCGGTCGGCTGGCTTATGCGGTCGCAAAACATCCGCTCCCGGTCATCCTGCTCTTTGCGGTGGTCGCGGCAGGGGGTTTTTACCTCGACGAGAAGGTTCCCATCAGTTCGGACGAGAAGACCTTCGTTCCCGGCGACATGCCTGCCCTCCTCTCCCTCGAAAAGATCACCCGGACGATGGGGTCGACGAGCACCATCCCGGTCGTCGTGATCGCGGACGACGTCCGGAGCCCGGAGACGCTCGCGTGGATCGATCGGTTCGGGGTCTACGAGCAGGAGCACAACGACAAGATCATCGGAGTGACGAGCATTGCGACCCTGATCCGGGAGTACAACGACGGGGTGCTGCCCTCGACCGAGAGGGAGGTCGACAACGTCACTGCCCGGATCCCGGAGGAGACCCTGAAACGCTACCTCAACGGAAACATGGAGGCGGTGCTTGAGTTCTCGACGGTCGATATGGAGATGAGCGTCGCACGCGACCTCGTCGGGAGGATGCAGGGCGATGTTGCGTGGAGCAATCCGCCGGCGGGCGTGACGGTCAAGATCACCGGCCAGCTGGAGATGTTCGCCGCTCTCATGGACGACATCGCCGATTCCAAGACATTCATGACCCTGCTCGGGTTCGCCTTCATCCTCGGGTTCATGATCCTCGTCTACCGGAAGTTCTCGGCCATCTCGCCGGTCATCCCGATCGTCTTCATCGTGGGGTGGAACGGCGCGATCATGTACCTTCTCGGCCTCGACTACACGCCGCTGACGGCAGTCCTCGGTTCGATGACGATCGGGGTCGCGTCCGAGTACACCATCCTGATCATGGAGCGGTGCGAGGAGGAACTCGCCCGGGGCGTGGAGTTCCTCGACGCCATCCAGATCGCCGTTCAGAAGATCGGGACGGCCATCACGGCATCGGGGATGACGACGGTCTTCGGGTTCGCGGCGCTCACCATCTCGTCGTTCAACATCATCAGCAACTTCGGGATCGTGACGGTCATCACCGTCGGGTTCTCGCTCGTGGGCGCAATCGTCGTCATGCCGGCGGTCCTCGCGCTGATGTACCGCTTCGGCGGCCGCTCCCGGGTCGTAGCGGCAGCCGGGGTCCCGGAGTAA